In a single window of the Diospyros lotus cultivar Yz01 chromosome 10, ASM1463336v1, whole genome shotgun sequence genome:
- the LOC127811289 gene encoding uncharacterized protein At2g24330-like isoform X1, whose amino-acid sequence MTGLCIFLCSHNALRTVPTSSSLALLLSPPALPPRPAAHTARRSALAAAVCLSEGMAGESNKGKDIGESFDVPATEKKDNVITPKKKKKGIISRIWNGLFRLHGDDFEKRLEHISKEEAAIIARMKRRSQSWRRTARNVIIFSVILEVIAVGFAIMTTRSLELNWKMRALRVLPMFLLPGLSSIAYSGLASFTKMRDQKDQKTLERLRAERQEKIDELKEKTNYYSTQQLIQKYDLDPAAKAAAATVLASKLGADSGLKVYVGDESRLNFPMGKSNDVELAQTSGLRNRKQPQTISGSPRSPALQHTDEEMLHVTGSVRLETSENNPLVVEHHQPGASTHDGGWLAQIAALLVGEDPTQCFALICGNCHMHNGLARKEDFPYITYYCPHCKALNRSNHLEGVSGSEAPTMSSSITSSNDNPINTASPKTSDAIVASSSPVAAVSDTTEGSERVVSTDPDQDPDPAS is encoded by the exons ATGACAGGTCTCTGCATATTCCTATGCTCTCATAATGCCTTGCGGACAGTTCCCACCTCCTCTTCCCTCGCGCTTCTTCTTTCCCCTCCCGCGTTACCTCCACGCCCCGCCGCTCACACTGCCCGCCGGTCCGCGTTGGCCGCCGCGGTCTGCCTGTCCGAG GGAATGGCTGGAGAGTCCAATAAAGGCAAGGACATAGGGGAAAGTTTCGATGTGCCTGCAACTGAGAAGAAAGATAATGTGATTActccaaagaagaagaagaaagggataaTATCTCGAATTTGGAATGGACTCTTTAGACTACATGGGGATGATTTTGAGAAGAGACTGGAACACATCTCAAAGGAAGAAGCTGCTATTATTGCTAGAATGAAGAGGAGATCTCAGAGTTGGAGGAGAACTGCCAGGAATGTGATCATATTTTCTGTGATTTTGGAG GTTATTGCGGTGGGTTTTGCTATCATGACAACAAGATCATTGGAATTAAACTGGAAAATGAGGGCATTACGAGTTCTACCAATGTTTCTTTTGCCTGGTTTATCTTCTATTGCATATTCAGGACTTGCAAGCTTCACAAAGATGC GTGACCAGAAGGACCAGAAAACTTTGGAAAGGCTTCGGGCTGAAAGGCAAGAAAAAATTGATGAGCTTAAAGAAAAGACAAACTACTACTCTACACAGCAGCTCATCCAG AAATACGACCTTGACCCAGCAGCAAAGGCAGCGGCTGCAACTGTCCTTGCTTCTAAGTTGGGTGCAGATTCTGGCTTGAAAGTGTATGTGGGAGACGAGTCTAGGCTCAATTTCCCAATGGGGAAGAGCAATGATGTTGAACTTGCCCAAACTAGTGGGCTTCGTAACCGGAAACAGCCACAGACAATATCTGGTAGCCCACGGAGCCCTGCATTACAACACACCGATGAAGAAATGCTCCATGTCACAGGGAGTGTTCGTCTTGAGACTTCTGAGAATAATCCATTGGTTGTTGAGCATCATCAACCAGGAGCAAGCACACAcgatggaggatggcttgctcAGATTGCAGCATTGCTGGTGGGTGAGGATCCAACACAATGCTTCGCACTTATATGTGGCAACTGCCATATGCATAATG GACTTGCAAGGAAGGAAGACTTCCCATACATAACTTACTACTGCCCTCACTGCAAGGCCTTGAATAGGTCGAACCATCTTGAAGGTGTTTCTGGTTCTGAAGCACCTACCATGAGCTCCTCCATAACATCAAGCAACGATAACCCCATAAACACAGCTAGCCCTAAGACCAGTGACGCGATAGTTGCTAGTAGCAGCCCAGTAGCAGCTGTTTCAGACACCACCGAAGGAAGTGAAAGGGTTGTATCCACGGATCCGGATCAAGATCCAGATCCAGCTAGTTAA
- the LOC127811289 gene encoding uncharacterized protein At2g24330-like isoform X2, whose product MAGESNKGKDIGESFDVPATEKKDNVITPKKKKKGIISRIWNGLFRLHGDDFEKRLEHISKEEAAIIARMKRRSQSWRRTARNVIIFSVILEVIAVGFAIMTTRSLELNWKMRALRVLPMFLLPGLSSIAYSGLASFTKMRDQKDQKTLERLRAERQEKIDELKEKTNYYSTQQLIQKYDLDPAAKAAAATVLASKLGADSGLKVYVGDESRLNFPMGKSNDVELAQTSGLRNRKQPQTISGSPRSPALQHTDEEMLHVTGSVRLETSENNPLVVEHHQPGASTHDGGWLAQIAALLVGEDPTQCFALICGNCHMHNGLARKEDFPYITYYCPHCKALNRSNHLEGVSGSEAPTMSSSITSSNDNPINTASPKTSDAIVASSSPVAAVSDTTEGSERVVSTDPDQDPDPAS is encoded by the exons ATGGCTGGAGAGTCCAATAAAGGCAAGGACATAGGGGAAAGTTTCGATGTGCCTGCAACTGAGAAGAAAGATAATGTGATTActccaaagaagaagaagaaagggataaTATCTCGAATTTGGAATGGACTCTTTAGACTACATGGGGATGATTTTGAGAAGAGACTGGAACACATCTCAAAGGAAGAAGCTGCTATTATTGCTAGAATGAAGAGGAGATCTCAGAGTTGGAGGAGAACTGCCAGGAATGTGATCATATTTTCTGTGATTTTGGAG GTTATTGCGGTGGGTTTTGCTATCATGACAACAAGATCATTGGAATTAAACTGGAAAATGAGGGCATTACGAGTTCTACCAATGTTTCTTTTGCCTGGTTTATCTTCTATTGCATATTCAGGACTTGCAAGCTTCACAAAGATGC GTGACCAGAAGGACCAGAAAACTTTGGAAAGGCTTCGGGCTGAAAGGCAAGAAAAAATTGATGAGCTTAAAGAAAAGACAAACTACTACTCTACACAGCAGCTCATCCAG AAATACGACCTTGACCCAGCAGCAAAGGCAGCGGCTGCAACTGTCCTTGCTTCTAAGTTGGGTGCAGATTCTGGCTTGAAAGTGTATGTGGGAGACGAGTCTAGGCTCAATTTCCCAATGGGGAAGAGCAATGATGTTGAACTTGCCCAAACTAGTGGGCTTCGTAACCGGAAACAGCCACAGACAATATCTGGTAGCCCACGGAGCCCTGCATTACAACACACCGATGAAGAAATGCTCCATGTCACAGGGAGTGTTCGTCTTGAGACTTCTGAGAATAATCCATTGGTTGTTGAGCATCATCAACCAGGAGCAAGCACACAcgatggaggatggcttgctcAGATTGCAGCATTGCTGGTGGGTGAGGATCCAACACAATGCTTCGCACTTATATGTGGCAACTGCCATATGCATAATG GACTTGCAAGGAAGGAAGACTTCCCATACATAACTTACTACTGCCCTCACTGCAAGGCCTTGAATAGGTCGAACCATCTTGAAGGTGTTTCTGGTTCTGAAGCACCTACCATGAGCTCCTCCATAACATCAAGCAACGATAACCCCATAAACACAGCTAGCCCTAAGACCAGTGACGCGATAGTTGCTAGTAGCAGCCCAGTAGCAGCTGTTTCAGACACCACCGAAGGAAGTGAAAGGGTTGTATCCACGGATCCGGATCAAGATCCAGATCCAGCTAGTTAA
- the LOC127811266 gene encoding probable aldo-keto reductase 4, giving the protein MQMGELKKLFEEGKIKYVGLYEPSAATIRRAHAVHPVTAGAGHWDCRIQATGKRILFSRPQEVDSFASDDARKRVNQIAARKGCTPGQLALAWVLHQGDDVCPVPGTTKVKDFSLNVEALSLKLTPEEMVEIESIATEDAVKGDRYGGLVATWKNSDTPTWPSWKAERKPCIHTADSCSLCFPEFRRA; this is encoded by the exons ATGCAG ATGGGAGAACTCAAGAAACTGTTTGAGGAGGGAAAAATAAAGTACGTTGGTCTATATGAGCCCTCTGCTGCAACAATTAGGAGGGCACATGCTGTTCATCCAGTTACAGCG GGAGCTGGGCATTGGGATTGTCGCATACAGGCCACTGGGAAGAGGATTCTTTTCAGCCGGCCCCAAGAAGTGGATAGTTTTGCAAGTGACGATGCCCGGAAG CGGGTCAACCAAATCGCAGCAAGGAAGGGCTGCACCCCAGGGCAGCTAGCCCTGGCATGGGTTCTCCACCAGGGCGACGACGTGTGCCCCGTTCCTGGCACCACCAAGGTCAAGGACTTCAGCCTTAACGTCGAGGCTTTGTCATTGAAGCTGACACCAGAAGAAATGGTCGAGATCGAATCCATTGCCACCGAAGACGCCGTGAAGGGTGACAGATATGGTGGCCTGGTCGCTACCTGGAAGAACTCGGACACTCCAACTTGGCCATCGTGGAAAGCAGAACGAAAACCATGCATACATACTGCGGACTCGTGCTCTTTGTGTTTCCCCGAGTTTAGAAGAGCTTAG
- the LOC127811265 gene encoding IN2-2 protein-like, whose product MAQVKRIKLGSQGLEVSAQGLGCMGMSAFYGPPKPEEDMIKLIHHAVDTGITLLDTSGSNGRHTNEIFLGKALKGEIRKKVQLATKFGISFAPDRKRIMRGDPTYIRKACQASLKRLGTDYIDLYFQHRVDTKVPIETTVWPLFPHFSFTFPQKPTARRI is encoded by the exons atggCACAAGTGAAGAGGATTAAGCTCGGATCGCAAGGCCTCGAGGTCTCGGCGCAGGGCCTCGGGTGCATGGGGATGTCGGCGTTCTACGGCCCTCCGAAGCCGGAAGAAGACATGATCAAGCTCATCCACCACGCCGTCGACACCGGCATCACGCTCCTCGACACCTCCGGTAGCAACGGCCGTCACACCAACGAGATCTTCCTCGGCAAG GCGTTGAAGGGAGAAATCAGGAAGAAGGTTCAGCTGGCGACCAAATTCGGCATCAGCTTTGCTCCGGACAGGAAGAGGATCATGAGGGGCGATCCGACCTACATCCGGAAGGCTTGCCAGGCCAGCTTGAAGCGGCTCGGCACCGATTACATCGATCTCTACTTTCAGCACCGTGTCGACACCAAAGTTCCTATTGAAACCACGGTTTGGCCacttttcccccatttttcctTTACTTTCCCTCAGAAACCAACTGCTCGTAGAATATGa